The DNA sequence GGCATCGACGGCGGTGGAATCGCCGGTCGCGTCGATGGCCAGAACGGCTTCGAAGGGGCGTTTGTATTCGGCGGTTGTCGGCGTCTCGTGGGCAACCGGCACGGTCTTGAGATTGTTGAGGAACGTATCGGCTGGGGCGGGTGCCATGACATCCGGGGCCACTTCGATGCGCGCCATGGATTCGATCGCTGCGGATCCACTGCCCGGGCCGCCTGGATTGGACGTCGATTCGTCCAGTGACGGTGCGAGCGCCGAGCGGGAAGCAGCCGTCGGGACGGAGGCTGTTTCCGCCAGGATCTCGTCTTCCGGACCGGGTGGCAGAGGCTCCGCTTCCGGCAGCGCTTCGACCATGACCTCATCTTCCATCATCGGCTCACTCGCCGGTGCGGCCTTGGCCATCACCTCCGCGCGTTCCGCTTTTGGGGAATACACATTCATCAGGCGGGCACCGCCATAGCCTGCGACGAGCAGGCCAGCCAGAAGGACGAGGATCGAGAGGAATCTCAGCATGGCGAACAATGGCTCCGTTCGGTGAATCCCGGTCTGACCCTAGCAGAGGTTCAGTCGCCGGGAAAACTGTTCCGGGCTGCTTCGTAGAACGCAATTGCGGCAGCATTGGACACGTTGAGGCTTTCCATGGCTGCGCTGATCGGGATGCGGGCAAGTTCGGCGCAGGCTTTGGCGACGCCGGGGCGCAGGCCCGGGCCTTCGGCGCCCAGCACGATGGCCAATTTCCCGGTCCCTTTGACCGCCTGCGCGATGTCGGCTGTGCCCTCGCCGGCAAGACCAACCGTGTGGTAGCCCGCCTCGCCCAGCTGTTCGAGGGCGCGGGAAATGTTCACGACGCGGGCCTCGGCCACGGTCTCGATGGCGCCGACAGCGCTTTTCGCCACGATGCCTGTAATCGGCGGGGCATTCCGGGTCTGCAGAACGAGCGCGCCGAAGCCGAATGCTGCGGCTGACCGGTAGATGGCCCCAAGATTGTGGGGGTCCGAGACCTGGTCCAGCAC is a window from the uncultured Hyphomonas sp. genome containing:
- a CDS encoding RNA methyltransferase — protein: MPRNHGRRRNAHSRPGRPQDGPPPSGHRPGPRHPNKGHTSDEPGLWIWGIHAVEAALANPERKLIELLATENAAARLPAASPKPQIVTAKDIDARLPAGSVHQGLALRAEALDPVALEDLIHEGVDRIVVLDQVSDPHNLGAIYRSAAAFGFGALVLQTRNAPPITGIVAKSAVGAIETVAEARVVNISRALEQLGEAGYHTVGLAGEGTADIAQAVKGTGKLAIVLGAEGPGLRPGVAKACAELARIPISAAMESLNVSNAAAIAFYEAARNSFPGD